GAGCTGGCCCGCATTGAGACCGAGGCGCAGCGTCTCGACAGCATGATTAACGATCTGCTGGTGATGTCGCGTAATCAGCAGAAAAATGCGCTGGTGAGCGAAACCGTTAAGGCCAATCACCTATGGAACGACGTGCTGGATAACGCCGCCTTTGAAGCCGAGCAGATGGGCAAATCACTGACCGTCAACTTCCCACCGGGACCGTGGCCGCTGTACGGTAACCCGAACGCGCTGGAGAGCGCGCTGGAAAATATCGTGCGTAATGCCCTGCGCTACTCGCATACGAGGATTGAGGTAAGTTTTGCGGTGGATAAAGAGGGCGTGACGGTTAACGTGGATGACGACGGTCCGGGCGTCAGTGCGGAAGATCGCGAGCAGATTTTCCGCCCGTTCTATCGTACCGACGAAGCGCGTGACCGAGAGTCCGGCGGCAGCGGGCTGGGGTTGGCGATTGTCGAGACGGCTATCCAGCAGCACCGCGGCTGGGTGAAGGCCGACGACAGCCCGTTAGGCGGCTTACGCTTAACGATGTGGCTACCGCTGCATAAGCGTTCATAGTTTATACGTGTAGCGTCTCCAGGCCGGGCAACCCCCGGCCTGCTATTTCCTGCCCCACAGTCTGGGCGCAAAGCTTTCAATCTTGCCGCTCAGGCGTCGTTTCTGCATGGTTCTGGCCCAGCTCACCGAGAGGCCAGCGGCAGAGAGCAGGCGGTGGTACTGCTCGTCGTCAAACGGCAGATGCCAGGCGATGGCGGCGGCCTCATAGACGCTCACGTCGCTACAGCGGGAAACCAGTTCAAGGGGCGCATCGCTGGAGACGCTGCCGGGGGCAATGACCCGGTAGAGCCAGCCCGTGCGGCCGCTCTCCTGCATCAGGGAGGAGAGGTCATGAATGGCAAAATGGTAGTTAACTTTAAAACAGGGCGAACGCGGCTGGGTCACCTGAATCAGCGCTTCACCCCAGCGAAAAATATCCCCGATATAGACGTTTTGCTCGGTCATTCCCTCGGTGGAGAGGTTCTCGCCGAACGCTGGCGCGACAAAGCGCTCTGCCTGTTCAGGAAATGCGCTTGCCCAGTGGCGATAGTGCTCGCGTGGGTAGTGGCACAGGGCACGATCTGGCCCGCCGTGGATCTTCTTCTCGGCCTGCTCATCTCCCGCAAGCCCCCGCTCGCTTAACGTCAGCTCGCCGTCAACCTGCACTTTGGCAATGGCGCTTGGCCGACTGCCTGCGTAATCTCTTACTTTACCAGTAAAAACGTTAACCTGATGATGCATCACCGCGCCTTATCCAGATACAAAAAAAGCGAGTCATAAGACTCGCTTTTCACTGGTCGCAATGCAACCTTATTTTTTAGCAGCGAAACGGGCAGCAGCTTCGTCCCAGTTCACAACTTCCCAGAATGCCTTGATGTAGTCCGGGCGTTTGTTCTGGTATTTCAGGTAGTAAGCGTGTTCCCACACATCCAGGCCCAGGATCGGGAAGCCGGATGCGCCAGAAACAGCTTCACCCATCAGCGGGTTATCCTGGTTTGCGGTAGAGACAACGGCCAGCTTGTCGCCTTTCAGTACCAGCCATGCCCAGCCGGAGCCAAAGCGGGTTGCCGCTGCTTTCTCGAACTCTTCTTTGAATTTCTCAACGGAGCCGAAGTCGCGCTCGATGGCGGCTTTCAGATCGCCCTGCAGGGTAGTGCCGGTTTTCAGGCCTTTCCAGAACAGGCTGTGGTTAGCGTGACCGCCAGCATTGTTACGCAGGACGGTTTTTTTGTCGGCCGGAACCTGATCCAGCTTGGTGATCAGCTCTTCTACCGGCAGGTTAGCCAGCTCAGGCAGGCTTTCCAGTGCGGCGTTAGCATTGTTAACGTAGGTCTGGTGATGTTTAGTGTGATGGATTTCCATCGTCTGCTTATCGAAGTGTGGTTCCAGTGCATCATAAGCGTACGGCAGTGATGGCAGTGTGTAACTCATAATCATCTCCATTAATTGTCGGGCGGCGATACTGTTAACGCCGCGTAAGCAGTTGGTTCATTATAGTTAATTAAGTAGTATTGAAAATGTTTATCAATGCCGTAGTTTTTATATGGTTATAACCTTCTGTTATGTACCCGTCAGCATCCTGCTGCGGTGACGCCACTGACTCGGTGCCACGCCGGTTTCACGGGTAAAAACTACGGAAAAATAGTTGCTGTCTTCAAAACCACAGCGTGTGGCAATTTCACCGATCATCAGCTCGCTGTGCTGGAGCAGATACTGAGCGTGACAGATGCGCAGCTGGCGCAGATAGTGGTTGATTGTCATGCCGGTCTGGGTACGAAACTGCTGGCGTAGTGTACGCTCACTGCACTGATTTTGCTCGCAAAATTGCTCAAGCAAAAAGGCGCGGTTGAGGCTGCTGGCCAGGGCGGTGATGAGTTTATCCAGCAACGCTTCGCTACGGGTCGCCGAAAGATTATTAGTGGCGTAGCGATGGCGCTTCAGGGTTAATACCAGTTGGGCAAACAGCGTTTCCGCCAGCGGATCGGAGAGCGGATCCGCTTTCGTGCTCTCATGCTCAAGCTGGCTAATCACCTGCCGGGCCTGGGCCATACCGCTGCTGCCAATGCGCCAGTAGGGTATCGGCTCTCCGCCGTCCAGGCCGGGGATATGCGCAGCCCAGTCAAGGTTGAGCGTCAGCCGCTCCGGGCAGTAGATGATGTTTTGCAGCACCAGATCGTTTACCGAGGCGTAGGCGTGACGGTCCTCGGCGCGGATATAGAAGAGATCGCCCCGGGTAATACGATACGGGCGATCGTTAAGAATATGCAGGCCATTGCCGCGCCAGACCAGCACCAGCTCGTTGAACTCATGGGTGTGTTCAGCAAAGACGTTTTGCGGATAGCGATCGGCCACCGCAACCGCCTGCCCGGGCCTGGCAAAAAAATCATCCCTCCGCAGAATTAACTGACCTGCCACAGCGTCACCTCAACAGCCTTCAACCTTCTATATTTAGCTGTTTTTTAGCAAAAAAACGGTGACTCTCTTCTCGTTTACGGCTATTGCAGCGGAGCATCCCGCCCCTGACGGATATCCCGCGGTGACCAGTTAAATTCGCGGCGAAAAAGCGTCGAAAAGTGGTTGCTGTCGCCAAAACCGCAGCGAAACGCAATGTCGGTGACGCTCTCATCGCTGTGGCGCAGCAGGTGGCGGGCCTTAATCAGGCGCAGGCGGTTGAGATAGCGCTGCGGGGTCATGCCCGTGTGCTGCTTCAGCTGACGGTGCAGCGTACGCAGCGAGAGAGAGAAACGGTCAGCCAGGGACTCCCAGCAAACCTCATCCGCGAAGTGATCCTCCAGCCACGCCATCATCTGGTTCAGGCGAGCATCATTGTTAACGGCTCCCTCCTCAAGACTGCTCTTACGCAGCAGCACCAGCAGCTGCATAAACAGGATCTCCCGGCTGGCAAGAGCGGCGGTGCTCTCCTCCTCGGCGCTCTGCTCCATCTGGCCGACGATCTGCCGCACCTGCTGTAGCGCGCCCTGGTTAACTCGCCAGTGGGAGGCGTAGTGCCCGTCCTGCTCCTGAGGCAGCAGCTGGTTCAGCCCCGTCAGGAACTGGAAAGCCTCCGGCGAGCGGTAGAGCACGTTGGTCAGACAGAGATTATCCGTGTGTTCGTAGAGATGGCGATCGTGGTCACGGATGAAACAGACGCTGCCCCCGCTGATGGAGTAGGGCTGGCCGTTAAAGACATGAATGCCCGTGCCATGCTCAACGATAACAATCTCATGAAAATCATGGTGATGTTCAGGAAACGCCGATTGGGGAAGGCGCGGCTCAATGGCCACAGGCGTTTTACCTGACGGAAAAAAATCCACGCTGTGTAGTACGGTCATGATGGCTTCCTGAAATGAAGAACATGCCAAAAAGAGTAATGAAGGGCTGACAATCCCACCTTGAATTTTTGACATCAAAGCGCGCAAACCCGGTCGCTTTTTCAAGAAACGGTGGGAAAGATCCGGAAATGCGGCTGGCGTCACACCAGTGATAAGAGGCGCTATTACTGGAAATTGTGAACGCTATCACGTTCATCTTTGCTTTCTTGCCAGCGCCTAATTTTGCCTGTCCATAGCGAGAAGGTACGCCGCTAAGGGGGTTCGTAGACTGTCGGCATTGACTCTCAGAGGACTCCACTATGACCTTTCGCCATTGTGTCGCGGTCGATCTCGGCGCATCCAGTGGACGCGTCATGCTGGCGCGTTACGACAGTGAACAGCGCGCCCTGACGCTGCGTGAAATTCACCGCTTCGTCAACTGCCTGCAAAACGTGGACGGCTTTGCTACCTGGGATATCGACAGCCTGGAGAGTGAGATTCGCCTTGGGTTAAACAAGGTCAGTGAGCAGGGCATTCAGATCGATAGCATCGGCATTGATACCTGGGGCGTGGACTATGTGCTGCTTGATGAGCACGGCCAGCGCGTCGGTCTGCCGGTGTCGTACCGCGACGGGCGCACCCACGGCGTAATGGCCAGCGCCCAGGCGCAGCTCGGCAGAGAGACAATTTACCGCCGCAGCGGCATTCAGTTTCTGCCGTTCAACACGCTCTATCAGCTGCACACATTTGTCGAACAGCAGCCAGAGCAGGCGGCGCAGGTGGCTCATGCCCTGCTGATCCCGGACTACTTCAGCTTTCGCCTGACGGGCAAAATGAACTGGGAGTACACCAACGCCACCACGACCCAACTGGTGAGTATCCATAGCAATGATTGGGATGACATCCTGCTGGCCTGGACCGGCGCTAACCCAGCGTGGTTTGGCAAACCGACCCAGCCGGGCAACGTGATTGGCCACTGGCGAAGCCCGCAGGGGAGTGGAATTCCCGTCGTGGCCGTCGCCAGCCATGATACCGCCAGCGCCGTGATCGCCTCGCCGCTGAGCGATGCGGACAGCGCCTACCTCTCCTCCGGAACCTGGTCCCTGATGGGTTTTGAG
Above is a genomic segment from Enterobacter sp. C2 containing:
- the sodA gene encoding superoxide dismutase [Mn]; amino-acid sequence: MSYTLPSLPYAYDALEPHFDKQTMEIHHTKHHQTYVNNANAALESLPELANLPVEELITKLDQVPADKKTVLRNNAGGHANHSLFWKGLKTGTTLQGDLKAAIERDFGSVEKFKEEFEKAAATRFGSGWAWLVLKGDKLAVVSTANQDNPLMGEAVSGASGFPILGLDVWEHAYYLKYQNKRPDYIKAFWEVVNWDEAAARFAAKK
- the rhaB gene encoding rhamnulokinase, producing the protein MTFRHCVAVDLGASSGRVMLARYDSEQRALTLREIHRFVNCLQNVDGFATWDIDSLESEIRLGLNKVSEQGIQIDSIGIDTWGVDYVLLDEHGQRVGLPVSYRDGRTHGVMASAQAQLGRETIYRRSGIQFLPFNTLYQLHTFVEQQPEQAAQVAHALLIPDYFSFRLTGKMNWEYTNATTTQLVSIHSNDWDDILLAWTGANPAWFGKPTQPGNVIGHWRSPQGSGIPVVAVASHDTASAVIASPLSDADSAYLSSGTWSLMGFESQTPYTNEAALAANITNEGGAEGRYRVLKNIMGLWLLQRVLKEQNVTDLPALIAETEQLTACRMLINPNDDRFINPENMSAEIRAACRESGQPEPASQAELARCIFDSLALLYADVLGELAALRGKRFSQLHIVGGGCQNRLLNQLCADACGVTVVAGPIEASTLGNIGIQLMTLDELDNVDAFRQVVTANYPLTTFIPQPDSEIARHVAQFQTKQQRKELCA
- the rhaR gene encoding HTH-type transcriptional activator RhaR; its protein translation is MAGQLILRRDDFFARPGQAVAVADRYPQNVFAEHTHEFNELVLVWRGNGLHILNDRPYRITRGDLFYIRAEDRHAYASVNDLVLQNIIYCPERLTLNLDWAAHIPGLDGGEPIPYWRIGSSGMAQARQVISQLEHESTKADPLSDPLAETLFAQLVLTLKRHRYATNNLSATRSEALLDKLITALASSLNRAFLLEQFCEQNQCSERTLRQQFRTQTGMTINHYLRQLRICHAQYLLQHSELMIGEIATRCGFEDSNYFSVVFTRETGVAPSQWRHRSRMLTGT
- the rhaS gene encoding HTH-type transcriptional activator RhaS; translated protein: MTVLHSVDFFPSGKTPVAIEPRLPQSAFPEHHHDFHEIVIVEHGTGIHVFNGQPYSISGGSVCFIRDHDRHLYEHTDNLCLTNVLYRSPEAFQFLTGLNQLLPQEQDGHYASHWRVNQGALQQVRQIVGQMEQSAEEESTAALASREILFMQLLVLLRKSSLEEGAVNNDARLNQMMAWLEDHFADEVCWESLADRFSLSLRTLHRQLKQHTGMTPQRYLNRLRLIKARHLLRHSDESVTDIAFRCGFGDSNHFSTLFRREFNWSPRDIRQGRDAPLQ
- the yiiM gene encoding 6-hydroxyaminopurine reductase, with product MHHQVNVFTGKVRDYAGSRPSAIAKVQVDGELTLSERGLAGDEQAEKKIHGGPDRALCHYPREHYRHWASAFPEQAERFVAPAFGENLSTEGMTEQNVYIGDIFRWGEALIQVTQPRSPCFKVNYHFAIHDLSSLMQESGRTGWLYRVIAPGSVSSDAPLELVSRCSDVSVYEAAAIAWHLPFDDEQYHRLLSAAGLSVSWARTMQKRRLSGKIESFAPRLWGRK